The window AACTGTATTTCTGTCTGTTGACAGTcccgaaaaaattttggaagaaaaacggaaaaaacatttctgtttataaaaatgaaaaatctatctataatttatttatgttattcattaagaacattttaaatGATTCCTTAAAAgagttgtgattttttttttacaaataataatatgggGTTGAAATTATGGTGGAGTTTATTTAGTTTAAGtcaaattgtttatattgttacggcgagtttaaatatttatttagatcaaaatgaAGTGAAACGACTCTTTGGTAAGTTTTTTagtaatactaatttttttgacctagctttaaaactttatttagagacaatgttaaaatttaaaccacGGGTTTGATTTAAGTTATAATTGTTCAATTTTCATACGTTATGAAGAAAAAGTTCGTAGAACATTGAGATTTTAACATTATAACGAGCTCCTGTAATCTCCACAGATGTTGTAATCTATCAAAAATTGgcgtaaatcatttttttaatcagtaattttattttctaggtTTGCCAGCGGAACTTTTCTATGTTCGAGAAGGTGTTTTGAACGAGTATGCTTTGAAATATATTGTACCGGTTTCAGCACAAATCGATGCGGTTTTCTTCAGTTGGCAAAGTTTAACTGGTCGAACAGTGAGTAATTTTcgtagttaatttttttcagccacTAAATCATCGGATGAACATAATTCTTGTCTGGAATAATTAGAGGAAAGACATTTTTTGTCGTATTAATGTGAGGTCAGTCAATTGCCTATACAGGCTGTTCTATTtcgatgttattttttaatgtactcTATTTTGGGGTACACTACGcatatgaacatttttattctacaggtaaaaagctaaaaattggcATGGGTGGCATTGCTGTACACAACTTCagtaaatcatgaaattttatctaatttgatGAGATTAAATTGGCTTTTATAGAGTCTtcctaaacaataaattattaatatctcgGAAACGGTGATGGGATTACtagtaaaaaatagttttatatcttttaaaagCCTCTAAAATCATAGAATTTCAGCACACCCGGAATTCTGTTAACTTTTCAAAACTTACCATCGGATAGAATATCTTCACTTAGTTCAGATTGTTATTCTAAAGTGTTCTTTATATCTTCtaaaatacaatttctttttcAGCTTCCCTACGAAATTACTATCGAAACATCCAACAATATAATCCTAAACGAACCCCAGTTAAATATTTCAACAGTTGGACAAATTCCTATTGAACCCGAAACATTCAGCGTATTTCTACCATGTTCCGGTCAAGCTGCAGGCGATGTCAACATCACACTCAACATAAACGTAACATTTAATCGTGCCACAAACAACGTAACATCCTTACATATTCTACGCCGTAAATCTTGCCTAAAACCCGACACGTTCCTAACCCAACAAAATAATCAAGTATTTATCGATGTTGCCCCAAATGAAACActatcaacaaatattttttatatggctGACGCATGTGCGATAGCACTGATATTAGTCACAAGTATATTTGTATGTGCGTATTATATGCGTAATAAAAAGAGTCAAAATATGAATCGACCTGGTGGGATTACACAGGAATCGATGGCTGTGGTACAAAATTGTTCGTCGGTGAATTCAGCTAGTGGATTAAATCGTCAAAATTTACATCAAACTACGTTCATGTCGACAGTAACACCGTTAccacaaaatttgtttactggGACATCGCCATTTTCGCATAAATCTGGTAAGTGTATACATATTTAGTCCATTAAAAATGCTAAATGCCAATAGTTTTACAGATTGATCCATCTAGGTGAATTTAGCTCccctaaaatacaattttttataattttttcaggtAGTAGTTATACAAGCTTCCGTCGTGTACCTGCATATACTCTCACCGATGAAGAATCAAAAGATCTTCAACAAAAAATCACTGAAATGACTGTACAACGTTGCCGTGTCCGATTACGTAGCGTAGTACTCGAAGGTACATTCGGTCGTGTGTACCATGGATCCTACACCAAGGAAGACGGTCAAGAAGAAGATGTGTTAGTGAAGACAGTCACAGACCATGCATCACAAACACAAATTTCCTTGCTCCTACAAGAAGGCATCACCATGTATGGATTGAATCACGATAATGTTTTAACGATATTAGGTGTGTCCGTAGTAAATCATGCAgcaccatttttaatatatccatATAACGGATATACGAATTTGAAACGATTcttacaaaaatgtaaattgtgtGCGGAAGGTGTAGCGCGTACGTTAACCACACAGGAAGTTATTGATATGGTTTTGCAAGTTGTGCAAGGTATGCAATATCTTCATTCGACTTTGTTGAAGCATAAGGATTTAGCAGCTAGAAATTGCGTGTAAGTATTGTTATTAACCTCCGACGCAAAAAgatgggtgttataagtttgaccgctatatgtgtgtgtctgtctgtctgtgggatcgtagctcctaaacgaaagaaacgattttaattttttgaaaggtaatttaattgacagtgctcttagatatgtttcgTGAAAATCGGTTCAAAAAATTCTACGAAAAAGGTCTTTCAAATATTGCTTAAACCTTTTCTTGTtgtactgggtgttccaaaagTCAGCGAACCTTGAAATTgacttttattgaaatatatgtcCACTCTTTTACGCTAAGCGACCAGAACTATGGCTTTTGATGCATGATATCTTTAATTGATCCAAGGTTTTCAAATAATCGGTTCACACAGTGGCTTTCAGATAGCCCTTATTAAAAAGAACTACATATGTTAAATTGAACAGTCCTCCGGACACTGGTGCCCGTTAAATAATCTTTCTAAACTGTAGCCCCAGTTCGCTAGTAATTCTGTCAGTGACCCACAATcgtaaaagatattttatttttcgcacATTTTGTACATTTCTCATGCACATAACGGGTAGTGTCTGTTTAAccttaaattcataaaattattttatttgtttcagtgTTGATGATAAACTACATGTCAAAATTACTGATAATGCATTATCACGTGACTTATTTCCAGCTGATTATCATTGTTTGGGTGATAATGAGAATCGTCCAATTAAGTGGCTGGCAATTGAAAGtttacaatataatttgttCCTATTTCAATCGGATGTATGGTCATTTGGAGTTTTGCTATGGGAATTTATGACTTTGGCTCAACAACCGTATGTGGAAATTGATCCATTCGAGATGGAAGCGTATTTAAAGGATGGATATCGTTTGGCACAACCTGTTAATTGTCCTGATGAATTGTAAGTACCGATAACattgactttttaaaattataccataCAAAAAACCCACCAGAATGAAATTATTGACGGGTATACCCAAGTATTATTGATGAAAGACATCGGGGATAATTTCTGTACTATTATCTccagtttaattttttcttctttgggCATTGTATCGAAAATCAATGGGGAAGGATGGGGATGTGACTTAAATCCATTTCATGTTCTCCAGAATGTATGGGTGTTTAGAGATACCTAATTTTATTTCCTCTTATAGCCCTATTTTAGATCAAATGAGCTGAAATTCGGTCTCTAAGGGGACAACCATTGTTTTCGACATTTTTAAGACTAGAATCATCAGTATAGCCTCTCAAAATTGagttagaaagttgaaaatCGGTACATAGATTAGGTTAATGTCGAGGATTTGCTTCCCTTCCCCCTTTTTTAAGTcgtaatattatgttttttcgtGGGTTTTATGACTTTGAACATCTGTACAGCCTCTCTAAGTTAAGCTAGAGGGTTGAAAGTGTGTTTGTAAGTTGGATCAATGTTAATCATGTACCTTTTCGAGGTGTCCACTTTCCAGAACCCCCCCCCTTTCCGCTCAGATATTCATGACAGCCACATTACTGGAAAACCTAAAAATTTCAGGGAATTCAAATTCTACTGAAAAAGTCAAGGAATTTTATtagtttcgttaaaaaaattttttagaatttttctatttaaaacctGGAAAAGTCAGACAATTTATTTTGGGAAAAGAGTGCTCACCATGATATTTTAACAGTCATTATTTATTGTAGAGGGGTGTATTTCCTCGTGTCGTTTGAGCATCGGTAATATCGATAAATAGATTTTCACTTATTGTTTTGTTACAGATTTGCAGTAATGGCATATTGTTGGGCCATGCGTACTGAAGAGAGGCCTTCATTTAAACAATTACAAGTCTGTTTACAAGAATTTTATATGCAACTTACGAAATATGTTTGAAATCAAATCAATTTATGGATCTcatgtttacaatatttatattaaaacaaaatgatattaattattatagagaatattaattattatataaaagagaTATATTTACACTGTAGCTCGAGTTAATTTAGCTAGCTAGATTAAAAGCATACGTTTAAACGTTATCTCTTATCAGGGTGATGATCGATGTGGAAATGTCAGGGAATTTAAGTATAGTTCaggaaaaatgaaatattgagtctctagtttaattttaaagaccTCATTCTCCATAGATTTCTTGGAATTTAGTGTTTAGTTTGGCTGCCATCTCGTTGGCCATTTATagtatatgaagtaagaagagtttttatggatgTTCTTATGCATAAAACGAAGAAAACAACACAGTAGTGCTGTATAGCAAGCACATAGCCAAGCAGGTTTGGTGTGTCTATTGATAGCGATCATACCTCATAGGAGATAGTGCCTTGAAGAAAGCATGACCATTGTGAATACACACCAAACCTGTGCTTGCTATGCAAGACTACtgtattgttttctttattttatacataagaacatcTATAAAAAGTCTTCTAACTTCATATACTTTAAATGTCAAAATCTCACAAGAGCTTCATAGACCTGTCTAAAGCTCTATGAATCTTACTTATCTAGATTAACTCTAACTACAGTTTAAATATACCTTAAAAACGCCATAATGGAAGAAACTTTTTGATGAAATgatgttttttgaattatttatatttaaaaaagaaaatattgatgctgcgctgtgtatatattatatatttaaaaaaaacaattttttgtagctttttaatttattttgtagtttttaaaatatcgaaaacaaattaaagttaaactttaataaaaattttaaatgagctcagattgaatttttattaaattttcagaaagtaCGTAGGTTAAGGATTTCAGGTTAATTCTTACTACACGTATATTGGCAAGACTGAAGCTGATACTTGTAAGATGCAAAATACTCAACTCAAATATGTAATACTTCTATACACTGAAATATAGAGAGAGTGGAACGCTCTCTGGCCTGCTGGCAGCGAGGAGACAGAGAAAGAAAATGACGGGTATACATGTTTTTCTCGTACAACAGTCTTTTTTGAAAGTGACTGACTATAAAGTTGTATGATTGTACAGACATGTGACAGATGAGCATGAGTAAAAGAGTTAGAAAGAAACACCTATACCCGCCCGAATCATGCTTCAAGGTCCTCACTTACCGCTCGTTGGGCGCTATAGGCAATGAGCGTTCCAGTCTCTCTATATTTCAATGCTTCTATATGGTCAGCCGAGagcatagagataataccataaaGCAGCAAAGTAGTCGCCAAACGGTTAATCGCAATAGAAAGAGAACAGATAATCGAAAGGTTCAGGATCCAAAAAAGCTGACCCTGATGTCCTGCAGGTTTCTGCAGATGCAAATAACATGATTGGAGGTTTCGTCATCCCCCGTACAGGCCGTACAAGTGAGATCATCAGAGATTCCCATGTTATGAAGGTGGTAGTTCAATCGACAGGGGCCTAGATGTGGTTATACGCAGTTTTAACTCCCGTATTGCCTGCGCAACGTCTCAGTAATCAAGATGGGCTTGTCGTAGCCTTTCCTTGATTCAGTAAATTACGGAATATTTTGTGAAAGTGGCGTTTGAGACAATCCCTCCCATACGAGTCCTCTGCTTCATTCCCTTTAACGTCAGAGTGGCTCGATATCCATATCAGACTGACTATGTTATTCAGTGCAAGACGATTCAGTTCGTCGAAGCATTCATTGACTATCCTCGACTGGAATCATGACACCTCAAGGGTCCGAAGAGCGGCCTGACGATCTGAGAAGATGTTGATATGTGCCCCATTGTAACCTTTCGTGTTACAGATGTGAGCATCTCTCAGCATGACGAATATTTCTGCTTGAAAAACTGGTTATGTAGGTAAATTCaaagaata is drawn from Chrysoperla carnea chromosome X, inChrCarn1.1, whole genome shotgun sequence and contains these coding sequences:
- the LOC123302087 gene encoding tyrosine-protein kinase Drl-like produces the protein MGLKLWWSLFSLSQIVYIVTASLNIYLDQNEVKRLFGLPAELFYVREGVLNEYALKYIVPVSAQIDAVFFSWQSLTGRTLPYEITIETSNNIILNEPQLNISTVGQIPIEPETFSVFLPCSGQAAGDVNITLNINVTFNRATNNVTSLHILRRKSCLKPDTFLTQQNNQVFIDVAPNETLSTNIFYMADACAIALILVTSIFVCAYYMRNKKSQNMNRPGGITQESMAVVQNCSSVNSASGLNRQNLHQTTFMSTVTPLPQNLFTGTSPFSHKSGSSYTSFRRVPAYTLTDEESKDLQQKITEMTVQRCRVRLRSVVLEGTFGRVYHGSYTKEDGQEEDVLVKTVTDHASQTQISLLLQEGITMYGLNHDNVLTILGVSVVNHAAPFLIYPYNGYTNLKRFLQKCKLCAEGVARTLTTQEVIDMVLQVVQGMQYLHSTLLKHKDLAARNCVVDDKLHVKITDNALSRDLFPADYHCLGDNENRPIKWLAIESLQYNLFLFQSDVWSFGVLLWEFMTLAQQPYVEIDPFEMEAYLKDGYRLAQPVNCPDELFAVMAYCWAMRTEERPSFKQLQVCLQEFYMQLTKYV